Proteins encoded in a region of the Zea mays cultivar B73 chromosome 2, Zm-B73-REFERENCE-NAM-5.0, whole genome shotgun sequence genome:
- the LOC103646112 gene encoding uncharacterized protein: protein MAGTAAATTTVCSMCGDVGFPEKLFRCARCRHRFQHSYCTNYYGDSAPASADSDMCDWCLSVVAGKARSPAGKQNATGSQESSTTTGSGGSGRGAAGKAEAGRRATTRPAGRRYKLLKDV from the exons ATGGCCGGCACCGCCGCCGCCACAACCACGGTCTGCTCCATGTGCGGCGACGTCGGCTTCCCCGAGAAGCTCTTTCGGTGCGCGCGCTGCCGCCACCGCTTCCAGCACTC GTACTGCACCAACTACTACGGCGACAGCGCACCCGCCTCGGCCGACTCCGACATGTGCGACTGGTGCCTCAGCGTCGTGGCCGGTAAGGCGAGGTCTCCCGCCGGGAAGCAGAACGCCACCGGGAGCCAGGAGTCGTCCACCACCACGGGCTCCGGAGGCagcggcaggggcgccgccggcaAGGCCGAGGCTGGGCGGCGAGCGACCACCAGGCCGGCCGGCCGCAGGTACAAGCTGCTCAAGGACGTCTAG